In a single window of the Mucilaginibacter defluvii genome:
- a CDS encoding CusA/CzcA family heavy metal efflux RND transporter: MFDKIIAFSIGNKLVIGAFIILLVAAGVFSLSRLPIDAQPDITNNQVQIITQAPTLGAQEVEQYITAPIELAIANVPKVIEKRSISRSGLSVITVVFEDNADIYWARQQISEGLKEAESQIPKDTGEPTLAPITTGLGEIYQYVIHTKPGYEGKYSATDLRMMQDWIVRRQLAGTPGIAEISGWGGYVKQYEIAIDNERLNSLDITISDIYTALEKNNQNTGGSYIEQRSSAYFIRGLGQVKSLDDIEHIVVKNREDAPVVIGDIAKVQFGSANRYGAVTRNGQGEVVAGVALMLKGENFNEVIKRVKERMAQVQKSLPEGVVIEPFIDRTELVGRAIGTVERNLIEGGLIVVFILVLLLGNLRAGLVVASVIPLAMLFAVTMMYLFGVSGNLMSLGAIDFGLIVDGAVIIVEAIVHRITESNRFRGVEALNQKEMDGEVYEAASQIRHSAAFGEIIILIVYLPLFALVGIEGKMFRPMAETVAFAILGAFILSLTYVPMASALFLSKKTRHKRNISDRIIDALHRVYTPALNAVLKARKLTVFLSAVLLAVAFWAFAKMGGEFIPTLEEGDLTVEIAMMQGTSLSQVVETFSKAEKLLKSKYPEIKQAVTRIGSAEVPTDPMPFERGDMMLSMKPKDEWTSAGDRTEMMEKIEQTLKNIPGINVEVTQPMQMRFNELMTGIRQDVAIKIFGDDLDVLSAQADKTAKLITSVKGVSEPIVEKVSGLPQVAVTYDRHKIAQYGLNIEDVNTALSTAFAGRVAGVVFEGEKRFEIVLRLSRELRADITNIENLYIPLPSGSKVPLSQVASIQIEDAPSQISREDGKRRIYVGFNVRGRDVESTVKEIQQLLSQKLKMPAGYYTTYGGQFQNLQEAKGRLGIAVPVALLLILILLFFTFRSIRETLLIFSAVPLSAVGGVAALYLRGMPFSISAGVGFIALFGVAVLNGIVLIGYFNQLQAEGISDIVERVKKGTQVRLRPVIMTASVASLGFLPMAISTTAGAEVQRPLATVVIGGLISATLLTLLVLPVLYILFTKNHPPKPDKAMPLSPKIVTIFVLLAGSLFATQTIQAQDTKPLTLMESIQTAIRNNPNLRRSTLEISQNRALQGTAFDPAKTDITLTQDPTSGGNIDNSLGITQSFAFPTVYSAQGRVLKAQTALSEKAKALTERELVKQVTLAYYQLRYAQNKLRQLGSQDSLYKRFSERAALRYKTGETSYLEQLSAVNAYREIGVSKKQAEADVLIARQELRQLLNINELPQVTESTLEKLRFAPQDSLSTDGHPQLAYYQQRSTLADAQLQAEKSKYLPDLTLGYRQQLLVGAFNPAGINRNYFPGTRIGGFEIGVAVPLFFGAQKSRVKAAQVGQQIAQAEQQNATLVLTKQYSQGLQQLAKFDEALRYYEEAGLKQAAEQIRIAQFAYSKGEIGYVEFIQNMTQAMNTRLSYLSALRDYNQAVIELNYLTSSEKL; the protein is encoded by the coding sequence ATGTTTGATAAAATCATTGCGTTCTCGATCGGCAATAAGCTGGTCATAGGAGCTTTTATAATATTACTGGTAGCCGCAGGCGTTTTTTCACTAAGCCGGTTACCTATTGATGCGCAGCCTGACATCACTAATAATCAGGTACAGATCATCACACAGGCACCCACCCTGGGTGCTCAGGAAGTGGAGCAATATATCACGGCGCCCATCGAACTGGCTATCGCCAATGTACCAAAAGTCATTGAAAAGCGGTCTATTTCTCGTTCCGGCTTGTCGGTGATCACCGTCGTATTTGAAGATAATGCCGACATCTATTGGGCACGTCAGCAGATCAGCGAGGGGTTAAAAGAAGCTGAGAGCCAAATTCCTAAAGATACAGGTGAACCCACGTTAGCACCGATCACTACCGGCCTCGGCGAGATCTATCAGTACGTCATTCATACTAAACCAGGCTATGAAGGCAAGTACTCCGCAACTGATTTACGCATGATGCAGGACTGGATCGTCCGAAGGCAACTGGCAGGAACACCGGGGATCGCCGAGATCAGCGGCTGGGGCGGCTATGTCAAGCAGTACGAAATTGCCATTGATAATGAACGGCTGAACAGCCTGGATATTACCATTAGCGATATCTACACGGCACTGGAAAAAAACAACCAGAATACTGGCGGCTCCTACATCGAGCAGCGCAGCAGTGCTTATTTTATCAGAGGATTGGGACAGGTCAAATCCCTGGACGATATTGAACATATCGTGGTCAAGAACCGCGAGGACGCCCCGGTGGTGATCGGCGATATCGCCAAAGTGCAGTTCGGCAGCGCGAACCGTTATGGAGCCGTAACGCGTAACGGGCAGGGTGAAGTCGTAGCAGGCGTTGCCCTCATGCTGAAAGGCGAAAACTTCAACGAGGTCATTAAGCGTGTCAAAGAGCGTATGGCACAGGTGCAAAAGTCCTTGCCTGAAGGCGTGGTCATTGAACCTTTTATTGACCGTACCGAGCTGGTCGGCAGGGCTATCGGCACCGTCGAACGCAACCTGATTGAAGGAGGACTGATCGTTGTGTTTATCCTTGTGTTGCTCTTAGGGAATCTACGTGCAGGGTTGGTTGTGGCGTCGGTGATACCATTGGCAATGTTGTTCGCTGTTACCATGATGTACCTTTTTGGCGTTTCCGGCAACCTGATGAGCCTGGGTGCAATTGACTTCGGGCTGATCGTCGACGGGGCCGTCATCATCGTGGAAGCGATCGTTCACCGGATTACTGAATCTAACCGCTTCCGGGGCGTTGAGGCATTGAATCAAAAAGAAATGGATGGCGAAGTTTACGAGGCCGCCTCGCAGATCCGTCACAGTGCTGCTTTCGGTGAAATTATCATCCTGATCGTTTACCTGCCGCTGTTTGCGCTGGTGGGTATCGAAGGCAAGATGTTCCGGCCCATGGCGGAAACGGTAGCCTTCGCCATTTTGGGTGCTTTTATTCTGTCTTTGACCTATGTACCGATGGCCAGTGCTTTGTTTTTGAGCAAGAAAACACGTCACAAGCGAAATATTTCAGACCGTATTATCGACGCATTGCACCGCGTTTATACCCCGGCGCTGAATGCGGTTTTGAAAGCCAGGAAGCTCACTGTCTTTCTTTCTGCCGTATTGTTAGCCGTTGCCTTCTGGGCGTTCGCTAAGATGGGTGGTGAGTTTATCCCTACGCTGGAAGAGGGTGACCTAACGGTAGAGATCGCTATGATGCAGGGAACTTCGCTCAGCCAGGTGGTGGAAACTTTCAGCAAAGCGGAAAAGCTATTGAAAAGCAAGTACCCGGAGATCAAACAAGCCGTAACGCGCATCGGCAGCGCCGAAGTACCCACTGACCCGATGCCGTTTGAGCGCGGGGATATGATGCTTTCAATGAAACCCAAAGACGAGTGGACTTCGGCAGGTGACCGCACGGAAATGATGGAAAAGATCGAGCAGACCTTAAAAAACATTCCCGGTATCAATGTGGAAGTCACCCAGCCTATGCAGATGCGCTTTAACGAACTGATGACCGGTATCCGTCAGGATGTGGCCATCAAGATCTTCGGGGATGATCTGGACGTGCTCTCTGCACAAGCGGATAAAACAGCCAAACTGATCACCAGCGTCAAAGGCGTCAGTGAACCGATCGTCGAAAAGGTTAGCGGGCTGCCGCAGGTTGCTGTTACCTACGACCGCCATAAGATAGCCCAGTACGGGCTGAATATCGAGGATGTCAATACCGCGTTAAGCACTGCTTTTGCAGGCCGTGTGGCTGGCGTGGTGTTCGAGGGCGAAAAGCGCTTTGAGATCGTGCTTCGTCTGAGCCGGGAACTGCGGGCCGATATCACCAATATCGAAAACCTGTACATTCCGCTGCCAAGCGGCAGTAAAGTGCCGCTGAGCCAGGTGGCCTCGATCCAAATTGAAGATGCTCCTTCGCAGATTAGCCGCGAGGATGGTAAGCGCAGGATCTATGTTGGCTTTAACGTGAGAGGCCGTGACGTAGAAAGTACGGTTAAGGAAATTCAGCAGCTATTGAGCCAGAAACTGAAAATGCCTGCCGGATATTATACGACCTATGGCGGTCAGTTTCAAAACCTTCAGGAAGCGAAAGGCCGTTTGGGAATTGCTGTTCCGGTAGCACTGCTGCTGATCCTCATTCTGCTGTTTTTTACGTTCCGTTCAATCCGCGAAACGCTCCTGATCTTCTCTGCGGTGCCGTTATCGGCGGTGGGCGGCGTAGCGGCTTTATACCTCAGAGGTATGCCATTCAGTATCAGTGCAGGCGTTGGCTTCATCGCACTCTTCGGTGTTGCCGTACTTAATGGTATCGTACTGATCGGGTATTTTAACCAGCTCCAGGCCGAAGGCATTTCGGATATCGTGGAACGTGTCAAAAAAGGTACACAGGTTAGGTTAAGGCCGGTCATCATGACGGCATCAGTTGCTTCGCTCGGCTTTTTGCCGATGGCGATATCTACTACAGCCGGTGCCGAGGTACAAAGACCACTGGCAACCGTAGTGATCGGCGGGCTGATCTCCGCCACGTTGCTCACGTTACTGGTACTGCCCGTACTTTATATTCTTTTTACAAAAAACCATCCACCGAAACCGGATAAGGCTATGCCATTGTCACCCAAAATAGTAACCATCTTCGTGCTGCTGGCAGGCAGCTTGTTTGCTACACAGACTATACAGGCGCAGGATACTAAGCCGCTTACTTTAATGGAAAGTATCCAAACTGCTATCCGGAATAACCCGAACCTAAGGAGGTCAACCCTCGAAATAAGCCAGAACAGGGCTTTGCAGGGTACAGCCTTTGATCCCGCCAAAACGGACATCACGCTGACGCAAGACCCTACTTCGGGCGGCAACATTGATAACAGCTTAGGCATCACGCAGAGCTTTGCTTTCCCGACCGTTTACAGCGCACAGGGCAGGGTGCTGAAAGCGCAAACCGCCCTGAGCGAAAAAGCGAAGGCCCTTACGGAAAGGGAACTCGTGAAGCAAGTCACACTGGCTTACTACCAGCTTCGGTATGCGCAAAATAAGTTACGGCAACTGGGCAGCCAGGACAGTCTGTATAAGCGGTTCTCCGAGCGGGCAGCGCTGCGCTATAAAACCGGGGAAACCTCCTACCTCGAACAGCTATCAGCGGTAAATGCCTACAGGGAGATCGGGGTGTCCAAAAAGCAGGCGGAAGCGGATGTGTTAATCGCCAGGCAGGAACTGAGGCAACTGCTCAATATTAATGAGCTGCCACAGGTAACGGAAAGCACGTTGGAAAAGCTGAGGTTTGCGCCACAAGATAGCCTCAGCACTGATGGCCATCCGCAGCTAGCCTATTACCAGCAGCGCAGCACGCTGGCTGACGCACAGCTTCAGGCCGAAAAAAGCAAGTATTTGCCGGACCTGACATTGGGTTACCGGCAGCAGCTCCTGGTCGGTGCATTCAATCCGGCAGGCATCAACCGTAATTATTTCCCCGGCACCCGTATCGGTGGTTTTGAGATCGGTGTGGCCGTTCCGCTTTTCTTCGGGGCGCAGAAAAGCCGGGTAAAAGCTGCACAGGTCGGCCAGCAGATCGCTCAGGCCGAGCAGCAGAATGCGACCCTTGTACTGACGAAGCAATATAGCCAGGGCTTGCAGCAATTAGCCAAGTTTGACGAGGCGCTTCGCTACTATGAAGAAGCGGGATTGAAGCAGGCAGCCGAGCAAATCCGTATCGCCCAGTTTGCCTACAGCAAAGGCGAGATCGGTTACGTCGAGTTCATTCAGAACATGACGCAGGCCATGAACACCAGGCTGAGTTATCTGTCTGCGTTACGCGACTATAACCAGGCCGTTATTGAACTCAATTATTTGACCTCCAGCGAAAAATTATAA
- a CDS encoding efflux RND transporter periplasmic adaptor subunit, translated as MNTLIIKKFQLGLAAMFAALLMFTSCSQQPKTGDNEEAKSEKPKAAPEGVTLTQSQLDAVGIRLGSIEQKNLKSVVKASGQLEVPPQNKAEVTLLMGGVVNQVFVLEGQHVSKGQKLATIENNQLIQLQQDYMAALSSLSYAAKEYERQRELNEANAGTGKIYQQSQTALQNEQAKVSALSRQLRQVGVSPESAAHGRFITQIPVYAPISGTIGKIVIQTGSYAEPARPLMNIIDNSKVHCDLVVYEKDLFKVKAGQQVSFILTNQNNREITGKIYGVNQSFENESKAIIAHAVIEQAAKNNLIQGMYVSALIDVGKQEATAVPTEAVIKTGGKEYIYYLVRVAERSGAKEKSETDEEDTSGKSYVFEKAEVVTGVSDLGYTEIRLVKALPKDIKIVTKGAFYILSSENATGDEEE; from the coding sequence ATGAATACATTGATAATTAAAAAATTTCAACTTGGCTTGGCTGCGATGTTTGCTGCATTGCTAATGTTCACGTCTTGCTCGCAGCAGCCGAAAACCGGGGACAACGAAGAAGCCAAAAGCGAAAAGCCAAAAGCTGCACCCGAAGGCGTTACACTGACGCAAAGCCAGCTCGACGCCGTTGGTATCCGCCTGGGCAGTATCGAACAAAAAAATCTAAAGTCAGTGGTAAAAGCCAGCGGCCAGCTTGAAGTACCGCCGCAAAACAAAGCCGAGGTAACGCTGCTGATGGGCGGCGTTGTCAATCAGGTGTTTGTTCTGGAGGGGCAGCATGTTTCTAAAGGGCAGAAACTGGCCACCATTGAAAACAACCAGCTCATACAGTTGCAGCAGGATTATATGGCGGCGTTATCCAGCCTGTCTTATGCGGCCAAGGAGTACGAGCGCCAGCGGGAATTGAATGAAGCCAATGCAGGCACCGGTAAGATCTACCAGCAGTCGCAAACTGCCTTACAAAACGAGCAGGCCAAAGTTTCTGCGCTCAGCCGCCAGCTCCGGCAGGTGGGCGTTAGCCCGGAAAGTGCCGCCCATGGCAGGTTTATCACGCAGATACCCGTATACGCGCCTATCAGCGGCACTATAGGTAAGATCGTGATCCAGACCGGCTCCTACGCGGAACCAGCCAGGCCGCTAATGAACATTATTGATAACTCGAAAGTGCATTGTGACTTGGTGGTCTATGAAAAGGACCTGTTTAAAGTAAAGGCGGGCCAGCAGGTAAGCTTTATCCTCACCAATCAAAACAATCGCGAGATCACCGGGAAAATTTACGGCGTAAACCAGTCCTTTGAAAACGAAAGCAAGGCCATTATTGCACACGCAGTGATCGAGCAGGCGGCCAAAAATAACCTTATCCAGGGTATGTATGTATCGGCATTGATCGACGTGGGCAAGCAGGAGGCTACAGCCGTTCCAACTGAGGCTGTTATCAAAACCGGTGGCAAGGAATATATTTATTATCTGGTTAGGGTCGCTGAACGTTCTGGCGCAAAAGAAAAATCAGAAACGGACGAAGAAGATACATCCGGTAAATCTTATGTTTTTGAAAAAGCAGAGGTAGTGACCGGCGTAAGCGATTTAGGGTATACTGAAATTAGATTGGTGAAGGCCTTGCCAAAAGATATCAAGATCGTCACCAAAGGTGCCTTTTACATTCTTTCCTCTGAGAACGCTACCGGCGACGAGGAGGAATAA